GGACGAGTGGGTGGTGCTCACCGTCGCCCAGCAGACGCCGAGGAAGGGCATCTACGATTTCCTCGCTCTCGCGCACGAACACCCGGATATCAGGTTTGTCTGGGTCGGCGGGTTCCCCTACGGGCGGCTCTCCCAGGACTACAGCATGATCGAGGAGCAGAAGAGCCGTGCCGGGAAGAACGTTCTCTTCACCGGGTTTGTCGACGATATCACCGCCGCCTACTGCAGCGCCGACGCCTTCTTCATCCCCTCCTTCGCGGAGGGGCTCCCGATGGTCGTCCTGGAGGCGTTCGCGACCGGCCTGCCGGTCGTCGCCCGGAGGATCCCGGAGTTCACCGGGAATTTCAGGGATACCGCCCTGTACTTCGACGACACCGAGGAGGCCGGGATGCTGCTCGAGGACCGGAGCCTGCTCGGGCGGCATGCGGCGCTCTCCCGGCTGCTCACGGAGGAGTATGATATCCGGACGATTGCAAACCGCCACATCGACCTGTACGAGAAGCTGGCCGGGTAGCGGCGGGTTCGCCCCGGCGGGCGGTCTGCATCCCTCGGATCTCGCGGCGCTGCCGGGAGGCCGATTCTCTTCTCTTATGACGCCGGCGGGGGTTGCGGCATCACGCTTATAGCAAACCGGCATCAACAACTATACCGGGAGTTGATCGAGGGATGATCTCCGTAGTCGTGCCGACCTATAACGAAGAGCAGAACATCGAGCGCTGCCTTGCGTCGCTCGCAGACCAGACGGTGCCGCGGGATACCTACGAGATCATCGTCGTCGACGGAGACTCGAAGGACAGGACCCGGGAACTGGCCGAGCCCCTTGCGGACAGGGTCTTCATCCAGACGAGCAAGCGGGTGGGCGGAGCCCGGAACGACGGGGCGATGGCTGCCTCGGGCGATATCATCGCCACGACGGATGCCGACTGCATCCTTCCCCGCGACTGGGTGGAGCGGATCGGGAAGGACTTCGCGGAGAAGGATATCGTGCAGCTCTACGGCACGGTCTACCCGATCGAGGACAGTTTCCGGAACCGGCTCTCTCTTCTCGGAGCAAACATCTTCTCGCGCCTGGGCTACTACACCCGGACGATCTACTTCACGCTCGGGTGCAACACGGCCTTCGACCGGGAGGCGTTCATCCGGGCGGGGATGTACCGCTGCATCGATGCCGGGGACGATCTCGAGATCGCGCAGCGGATGCGCAAGCTCGGGAAGGTCCGTCTCGACCCCCGCCTGAAAGTCGGGTTCTCGATGCGGCGCTACCAGCAGTTCGGGACGCTCAAGTCGCTCTGGGAGTGGTTCTATATCGTTCTTCGCGGCGGCGAGGCGAAAGGCGCCACCTACACGCAGCGGGAGTACAAGTAGTCCCATGAAGGAGACCGTACCCGTCCCGAAAGCCTATTCTGCGGCGGTGCAGCGATCCGACGCCTGCGAGTTCGCACGCCTGCTCGGGATGACGGTCACGGCGATCGAGGACGGCCTTGTTAAGGTGGCGATGCCGACGAAGGGGATGAAGAACGCCCACGGCACGATCCACGGGGGCGCGATCTTCGCCATCGCCGACCACGCCTTCGGCATCGCCGCGAACCTGGAGGGGGTCGACGAGATCGCGATCTCCGCGAACATCCGCTACTTCACTGTCCCGGCGGGGGAGACGCTCGAGGCGGTCGCATACATGATCTCGGAGACGGCGAGGACGTCGGTCTATGCCGTCGAGGTCTACTCGGGCGAGCGGCTGGTGGCCTCGTTCGAGGGCGTCGGGTTTAAGATCGGGGGAACGGCGAAGCGGGAGTGAGGGGGGTTTTTGATGCGGCAAATGTCCCCGAGCGTGCAGGCTCTAATGGGCATTGTACCTCACGGATCTCGTACACGGATTTCCAGTGGATATCGCCACGCAGGGGGGTGGGGACAGGGGAGGGGGGAT
The genomic region above belongs to Methanoculleus horonobensis and contains:
- a CDS encoding glycosyltransferase family 4 protein, coding for MKVNFFVEDMLFFKYIGCATLAKMLYGALIREESCPKLAWNARGRDFDLVHYHTFGPLALTNKKYSLGVKVLTAHSTPRLNTGNLAFSETVNHFYPNIYGSFDHIITISPLCDKEVHEIAPDVSTTLIPNGVDREKFQPNPEKRAAFRKKYGIGEDEWVVLTVAQQTPRKGIYDFLALAHEHPDIRFVWVGGFPYGRLSQDYSMIEEQKSRAGKNVLFTGFVDDITAAYCSADAFFIPSFAEGLPMVVLEAFATGLPVVARRIPEFTGNFRDTALYFDDTEEAGMLLEDRSLLGRHAALSRLLTEEYDIRTIANRHIDLYEKLAG
- a CDS encoding glycosyltransferase, which gives rise to MISVVVPTYNEEQNIERCLASLADQTVPRDTYEIIVVDGDSKDRTRELAEPLADRVFIQTSKRVGGARNDGAMAASGDIIATTDADCILPRDWVERIGKDFAEKDIVQLYGTVYPIEDSFRNRLSLLGANIFSRLGYYTRTIYFTLGCNTAFDREAFIRAGMYRCIDAGDDLEIAQRMRKLGKVRLDPRLKVGFSMRRYQQFGTLKSLWEWFYIVLRGGEAKGATYTQREYK
- a CDS encoding PaaI family thioesterase, with the protein product MKETVPVPKAYSAAVQRSDACEFARLLGMTVTAIEDGLVKVAMPTKGMKNAHGTIHGGAIFAIADHAFGIAANLEGVDEIAISANIRYFTVPAGETLEAVAYMISETARTSVYAVEVYSGERLVASFEGVGFKIGGTAKRE